Proteins encoded in a region of the Bacillus horti genome:
- the dnaI gene encoding primosomal protein DnaI, with the protein MEPIKYVLQDWLRERGVSQEDIQKQNHYYLSHPIFQKWWQHHPEWQPDQLLPYMNKIKEFVGEQQSCQSCRGLHECSNMMSGHAAHLETYHTIIEATYKPCSYLLRAEESSKRHTLVKSHKIPKDIMSGSMRNVDLDDPQRAEAFEAVLDFAKKATPGEDLIGLYLYGPLGVGKSYLLGAACNALADRGIASYMVYSPDFFREMKGAIAEQNLEEKLQVLKEVPVLIFDDIGAENISAWARDEILGAILQYRVMEKLPTLYTSNYDYDQLEEHLSYSQKGGIEQLKAKRIMERIRHYTDAYFIEGRNRRSRA; encoded by the coding sequence ATGGAACCCATTAAGTATGTTCTGCAGGATTGGTTAAGAGAGCGTGGAGTTTCACAGGAGGATATTCAGAAGCAAAATCACTACTATCTCAGTCATCCTATATTTCAAAAGTGGTGGCAGCATCATCCTGAATGGCAGCCCGATCAGCTCCTTCCATATATGAATAAGATTAAGGAATTTGTAGGTGAGCAGCAAAGCTGTCAAAGCTGCCGAGGTCTTCATGAATGTAGCAATATGATGAGTGGGCATGCTGCACACCTAGAGACCTACCACACGATTATTGAAGCTACTTATAAGCCTTGTTCTTATCTGCTAAGAGCAGAGGAATCCAGTAAGAGACATACTCTTGTAAAAAGTCATAAGATACCTAAGGACATTATGTCTGGTTCAATGAGAAATGTTGATTTAGACGACCCACAGAGAGCCGAGGCGTTTGAAGCTGTTCTTGATTTTGCTAAAAAAGCTACTCCAGGTGAGGACTTGATCGGTCTTTATTTGTACGGCCCACTAGGTGTAGGAAAAAGCTACTTACTTGGTGCTGCCTGTAATGCGCTAGCAGATCGTGGCATTGCCTCATATATGGTCTATAGCCCGGATTTCTTTCGCGAAATGAAAGGGGCCATTGCTGAGCAAAATTTAGAGGAGAAGCTACAAGTATTAAAAGAGGTCCCTGTGTTAATATTTGATGATATAGGAGCGGAAAATATTTCAGCTTGGGCCAGAGATGAGATTCTCGGAGCCATTCTCCAGTATCGAGTAATGGAAAAGCTACCAACGCTATATACTTCAAACTATGATTATGATCAGCTAGAGGAGCACTTGTCCTATTCTCAAAAAGGAGGAATAGAGCAGCTGAAAGCGAAAAGAATTATGGAACGGATTAGGCATTACACAGATGCATATTTTATTGAGGGACGTAACCGCAGATCAAGAGCATAA
- a CDS encoding CDGSH iron-sulfur domain-containing protein produces the protein MSKVTIQVRDDGSLFVSGGEFELIDAEGNAFETRPKVSLCRCGLTANKPFCDGSHKGKFQDRVRAPKPEASE, from the coding sequence ATGTCTAAAGTAACGATTCAGGTTAGAGATGATGGTTCATTATTTGTATCAGGTGGGGAGTTTGAGCTTATTGATGCGGAGGGGAATGCATTTGAAACAAGACCAAAGGTTTCCCTTTGTCGCTGTGGATTAACGGCTAACAAACCTTTCTGTGACGGCTCTCACAAAGGAAAATTTCAGGATAGAGTTAGAGCGCCGAAGCCTGAAGCTTCGGAATAA
- a CDS encoding WD40/YVTN/BNR-like repeat-containing protein, which produces MKTYFLCMENELIKVEDKKSSVACTYQLQDKHPICLAADPFNQQRIYCGTVGHGLWLSEDTGLNWKQIAQELPSKTFTAVVVSPTKSNGNVGKVYAGTQPSTVYYSADAGSAWNEWSDIPSMPSSSEWAFPPKPHTHHVRSIVEEPNTGTIQVAIEAGAVLRSQDGGNTWLDTKEGHPIDAHTLKTHHKAFKRIYAACGADGMIISERAVLESFDQGESWIATGHGLDTKPYLYDLAISSNDPNTLIVSASENPTTAYNSSSACSSIYRKDGGYPWKEVTKGLPQSKGSLIASLAADPSQYDTFYALNNHGLFCSVDKGETWDQIKIDWKKEYLTQHPRALLVLSE; this is translated from the coding sequence ATGAAAACTTACTTTCTATGTATGGAAAATGAATTAATTAAGGTTGAAGACAAAAAAAGCTCTGTAGCATGTACGTATCAGCTTCAGGATAAACATCCTATCTGTTTAGCTGCTGATCCTTTTAATCAACAGCGTATTTACTGTGGGACAGTTGGACACGGTCTGTGGCTTAGTGAAGATACAGGGCTTAACTGGAAGCAAATTGCGCAGGAGCTGCCCTCAAAAACCTTTACAGCAGTAGTGGTTAGTCCAACAAAAAGTAACGGAAATGTTGGAAAGGTGTATGCAGGAACACAGCCAAGTACTGTGTACTATTCTGCTGATGCAGGCTCTGCCTGGAATGAATGGTCAGACATTCCTTCTATGCCTTCATCTTCAGAGTGGGCGTTCCCACCAAAGCCACACACTCATCATGTCCGCTCTATTGTTGAAGAGCCTAACACTGGAACCATTCAGGTTGCTATTGAAGCTGGAGCTGTTTTACGTTCACAGGATGGAGGAAACACATGGTTAGATACTAAAGAAGGTCACCCAATTGATGCGCATACCCTAAAAACACATCACAAAGCTTTCAAAAGAATCTATGCTGCTTGTGGCGCAGATGGGATGATTATCTCTGAACGGGCAGTTCTTGAAAGCTTCGATCAAGGAGAAAGCTGGATAGCAACTGGACACGGGCTAGATACAAAACCATATCTTTATGACTTAGCTATTAGCTCCAATGATCCTAATACGTTAATCGTCTCAGCATCTGAAAATCCGACTACAGCCTACAATAGTTCTTCTGCCTGTTCTTCTATTTATCGCAAAGATGGAGGTTATCCTTGGAAAGAGGTAACAAAGGGGCTACCTCAATCGAAAGGTAGCTTAATCGCCAGCTTAGCAGCCGATCCTTCTCAGTATGATACATTTTATGCATTAAATAATCATGGGCTATTTTGTTCTGTAGACAAAGGTGAAACATGGGATCAGATAAAAATAGATTGGAAAAAGGAGTACCTTACACAACATCCTAGAGCTTTATTAGTTCTTTCAGAGTAA
- a CDS encoding CBO0543 family protein: protein MAFFLIKKDRKLLVLIAPCGSVIASTFDLLGKGFGFWKVTPFSLELMNAIPMYLGIYPVLATYMIFFINRKKWPRLVGILGFTLFTTILEGLGVVFGKVHYYNDWNIGWTFISYLIPFILVYFYYSYLKRLRLI from the coding sequence GTGGCTTTTTTTCTGATTAAAAAGGATAGGAAGCTCTTAGTTCTCATCGCTCCATGTGGTTCTGTTATTGCCTCAACCTTTGATCTTTTAGGAAAGGGGTTCGGCTTTTGGAAAGTTACGCCGTTTTCTCTTGAGCTTATGAACGCAATTCCCATGTATTTAGGGATATATCCCGTCCTAGCTACATACATGATTTTTTTTATAAATAGAAAAAAATGGCCTAGATTAGTTGGAATTCTTGGATTCACTTTATTCACGACAATTCTCGAAGGGCTTGGTGTTGTCTTCGGTAAGGTTCATTATTATAACGACTGGAATATAGGGTGGACGTTTATTTCATATTTGATTCCATTTATATTGGTTTACTTTTATTATTCTTATCTAAAGAGGCTAAGGTTAATATAG
- a CDS encoding VOC family protein, which yields MNQVNNIGDLFWVDLKSLDVEKSKKFYREGFGWSFRNENWGHRNQTVIYSGTKRIGGLTDLRSPVYSPETEPHASIYILVNHVDTMLDRAVEAGGKVMLEPFHLPGMGRMATLQDPQGAVLSVWEQTGVFTGIGKQEGAEERLSWIVLFSREVIQASQFYQQVFDWEMQRMSDGDRVRIGIWNKGEQIGVIMERDGTEKQLSDEWIIGYKVGEMEQLYAGAVCLGAQVTEIQPKRQGTSKMAYGVGPDGIPIVLIQI from the coding sequence ATGAACCAAGTGAACAACATAGGTGATTTGTTTTGGGTGGATTTGAAGTCGTTAGATGTTGAAAAGAGTAAGAAATTTTACCGAGAAGGGTTTGGCTGGTCATTTAGAAATGAAAATTGGGGCCACCGAAATCAAACGGTGATTTATTCTGGGACGAAACGCATTGGGGGATTAACAGATCTTCGTTCACCGGTCTATTCTCCTGAGACGGAGCCGCATGCTAGTATTTATATTTTGGTCAATCATGTAGATACAATGCTGGATAGAGCGGTAGAAGCGGGTGGAAAAGTTATGCTTGAGCCTTTTCATCTCCCTGGGATGGGACGTATGGCGACGCTGCAAGATCCGCAGGGGGCTGTGTTATCTGTTTGGGAGCAAACTGGGGTTTTTACGGGGATAGGAAAGCAAGAAGGGGCTGAGGAGAGGCTAAGCTGGATCGTACTTTTTTCGAGGGAAGTGATCCAAGCAAGTCAGTTTTATCAGCAAGTGTTTGATTGGGAAATGCAGCGCATGAGTGACGGGGATCGGGTTAGAATTGGGATTTGGAACAAAGGAGAGCAGATTGGTGTCATCATGGAGAGGGATGGAACAGAAAAACAGTTGTCAGACGAGTGGATCATCGGATATAAGGTTGGAGAAATGGAGCAGCTATATGCCGGAGCGGTGTGTTTGGGTGCACAGGTTACGGAAATACAGCCGAAGCGTCAAGGAACAAGTAAAATGGCGTATGGGGTTGGTCCGGATGGTATTCCGATTGTGCTTATTCAAATTTAA
- a CDS encoding helix-turn-helix transcriptional regulator, with protein MKHRLKELRATHGWTQENLSEQVGVSRQTIISIESGRYNPSLELAYKIAKVFRCKIEDVFIFEEGSEKS; from the coding sequence ATGAAGCATCGTTTGAAGGAATTAAGAGCTACACATGGATGGACGCAGGAAAATTTGTCTGAGCAAGTTGGAGTTTCACGGCAAACGATCATCTCCATTGAAAGTGGTCGGTACAATCCATCATTGGAATTGGCTTATAAAATTGCTAAAGTATTTCGTTGCAAAATCGAAGATGTATTTATTTTTGAGGAAGGAAGTGAGAAGTCATGA
- a CDS encoding DoxX family protein: MSKRNKIIYWIATALLSVGMLNVGIVQLIKLDVEVETITILGYPPYLMIVLGVSKILGVIAILVPKFPLLKEWAYAGFFFTVAGALISHMILGQPIDSYYFPCSFSF, from the coding sequence ATGAGCAAAAGAAATAAAATAATTTATTGGATTGCTACCGCTTTGCTTTCGGTAGGCATGCTTAACGTGGGGATCGTCCAATTAATTAAATTGGACGTAGAAGTGGAGACGATTACGATATTGGGATATCCCCCCTATTTAATGATAGTACTTGGGGTCTCTAAAATCTTGGGCGTGATTGCCATCCTTGTTCCAAAATTTCCGCTCCTTAAAGAATGGGCTTATGCCGGTTTTTTCTTTACCGTGGCTGGAGCGCTTATTTCCCACATGATATTGGGACAACCCATTGATAGCTATTACTTCCCTTGTTCTTTCTCATTCTAA
- a CDS encoding VOC family protein, translating to MKAIAYLQFNGNTQEALDFYETALQAKVMKVNFGALPQNPTAPLSEEEQNMIMESRIEFSNNILMMSDVLPSMQAVTGAVAQGTNVIISIIDGDPDTTKRYFENLSKEGTIIMPISSVPWSSSFGILIDKFGVMWKFNSDASKFLDRLI from the coding sequence ATGAAAGCAATCGCCTATTTACAATTCAATGGTAACACACAGGAGGCATTAGATTTTTATGAAACAGCCTTACAAGCAAAGGTAATGAAAGTGAACTTTGGAGCACTCCCTCAAAATCCGACCGCCCCACTTTCAGAGGAAGAACAAAATATGATTATGGAGTCGCGCATTGAGTTTTCAAATAACATATTGATGATGTCTGACGTCTTACCTTCCATGCAGGCTGTGACAGGTGCAGTTGCACAAGGAACTAATGTTATTATTAGTATCATTGATGGCGATCCAGATACTACTAAGAGATATTTTGAGAACCTCTCTAAGGAAGGCACTATTATTATGCCCATATCTTCTGTACCTTGGTCATCGAGCTTTGGTATATTAATTGATAAATTTGGAGTGATGTGGAAGTTCAATAGTGATGCGAGTAAATTTCTTGATCGTTTAATCTAG
- a CDS encoding helix-turn-helix transcriptional regulator, translating to MQKIERLISIVMILLQKEIVSATEFSHLFGVTKRTIQRDIESLSFANIPIYAKHGYRGGYALMQEYKFDKRLLNHKDIENIIVALDGFEQLTTNHNIQMTIHKIKGMSHADLTPALHVTFYDWLGRSEIKKELTFIMQAIENHWLIEFDYVDQKGNLTHRTIEPYKLQLNEMKWYVYGYSLEREDYRTFKLTRITKFQRKGSFVPRILKEDKREKEMVEQRHLTSVALMIDITVRDQFIERYGKQSVTKKSTRNYIARIELPENQFAYQFLAGFGNKIKIIEPASYIVKYRAFLEEALRLYK from the coding sequence ATGCAAAAGATTGAACGACTTATTTCAATCGTTATGATTCTGTTACAAAAAGAGATTGTTTCGGCAACAGAGTTCAGTCATCTCTTTGGTGTTACTAAGCGTACCATTCAACGGGACATTGAATCATTAAGTTTTGCGAATATCCCTATCTATGCTAAACATGGGTATAGGGGCGGATATGCGCTTATGCAAGAATATAAATTTGATAAACGATTATTGAATCATAAGGATATCGAAAATATTATTGTAGCTTTAGATGGCTTTGAGCAGCTCACGACTAATCATAATATTCAAATGACGATTCATAAAATTAAAGGAATGAGTCATGCCGATCTAACACCTGCACTTCATGTAACGTTCTATGATTGGCTAGGAAGAAGCGAAATAAAGAAAGAGCTGACGTTTATCATGCAAGCCATTGAAAATCATTGGCTCATTGAATTTGATTATGTGGATCAAAAAGGAAACCTAACACATAGAACAATAGAACCCTATAAACTTCAGCTAAATGAGATGAAATGGTACGTCTATGGATATAGCTTAGAACGAGAAGACTACCGAACCTTTAAGTTAACGAGAATAACCAAATTCCAAAGAAAAGGTTCTTTTGTCCCAAGAATTTTAAAAGAAGACAAAAGAGAAAAAGAAATGGTTGAACAGCGTCACTTGACGAGCGTTGCATTAATGATTGATATTACAGTTAGAGACCAATTTATTGAAAGGTATGGCAAGCAATCTGTTACGAAAAAGTCTACGAGAAATTACATAGCACGTATTGAATTACCCGAAAATCAATTTGCTTACCAGTTTCTCGCTGGTTTCGGTAATAAAATTAAAATTATTGAGCCGGCAAGCTATATCGTTAAATACAGAGCTTTTTTAGAGGAAGCTTTAAGGCTTTATAAATAA
- a CDS encoding catalase: protein MSNKKQPSNRKQEQLEQYRVDDRGQAMTTNQGLKVSEDEFSLKAGARGPTLMEDFQFREKMTHFDHERIPERIVHARGFAAHGDFQLYESLEAYTKAKFLTDTSVVTPVFVRFSTVAGSRGSAETVRDARGFATKFYTEEGNYDLVGNNIPVFFIQDAMKFPDLVHAVKPEPHNEMPQAASAHDTFWDFVANNQETAHMVMWKMSGRAVPRSLRMMEGFGVHTFRLVNAEGKSHFVKFHWKPVLGVHSLVWDEAQKISGKDPDFHRRDLYESIENGDYPEYELGLQLLEEEDEFKFDFDILDPTKIWPEEEVPVKLVGKLTLNRNVDNVFAEAEQVAFHPGHVVPGIDFTNDPLLQGRLFSYTDTQLIRLGGPNFHELPINRPVCPFHNNQRDGYGRHTINRGPVSYHKNAIAGNTPSPVSEEEGGYAHYQEKIDAHKVRARSDSFKDHFSQAAMFWNSMSKPEQEHIVSAFSFELGKLERESIQKAVVDMFANVNYDMASRVAEAVGVQAPEKKPEPSTASSPALSQENTIFTARTRKVGVLVSEGFDGPQVQDILDKLEKAGVQAEIVAERLGQIQGTNGVSLKVKHTTLTSDSVLFDALFAAGGDANANFSKQAAYFLTEAFEHAKPIAAHGQGEGWLEDSMKGAPGVLVQDSAQAEFGEAFVELISKHRFWNREEA from the coding sequence ATGAGCAACAAGAAACAACCATCCAACCGAAAGCAGGAGCAGCTTGAGCAGTACCGGGTCGACGATCGAGGACAAGCGATGACGACTAATCAAGGACTTAAAGTATCCGAAGACGAGTTCTCGTTAAAGGCGGGAGCAAGGGGCCCGACGCTGATGGAAGATTTTCAGTTCCGGGAAAAAATGACACATTTTGACCACGAACGCATTCCCGAGCGGATTGTGCATGCCCGCGGTTTCGCAGCGCACGGCGATTTTCAATTATATGAATCACTCGAAGCGTACACCAAAGCGAAATTCCTCACTGATACCTCGGTCGTCACGCCGGTGTTTGTCCGTTTTTCTACGGTTGCCGGTTCGCGCGGATCGGCCGAAACGGTGCGAGACGCACGTGGATTTGCAACGAAATTTTATACGGAAGAGGGAAATTATGATCTAGTCGGAAACAACATTCCGGTGTTTTTCATTCAGGATGCGATGAAGTTCCCAGATTTGGTTCACGCCGTAAAGCCGGAACCGCATAACGAAATGCCGCAGGCGGCATCGGCGCACGACACGTTCTGGGATTTCGTCGCCAACAACCAGGAGACCGCTCATATGGTCATGTGGAAGATGTCGGGCAGGGCGGTGCCACGAAGCTTGCGCATGATGGAAGGATTCGGCGTTCACACGTTCCGGCTCGTCAATGCGGAAGGCAAATCGCATTTTGTTAAATTTCATTGGAAGCCGGTTCTGGGCGTACACTCGCTCGTCTGGGACGAAGCGCAGAAAATATCCGGCAAGGACCCAGACTTTCACCGGCGCGATCTATACGAATCGATTGAGAACGGAGATTATCCCGAGTATGAGCTAGGTTTGCAGTTGCTGGAGGAAGAGGACGAGTTCAAATTTGATTTTGATATCCTCGATCCTACCAAAATCTGGCCGGAGGAGGAAGTGCCGGTCAAGCTGGTGGGCAAGCTTACGTTAAATCGTAATGTCGACAATGTGTTCGCGGAAGCTGAGCAAGTGGCCTTCCATCCCGGACACGTCGTGCCAGGCATAGACTTTACGAACGATCCGTTACTGCAGGGCCGACTTTTTTCATATACGGATACACAGTTGATTCGGCTGGGTGGTCCGAACTTCCACGAGCTTCCCATAAATCGCCCGGTATGTCCGTTTCACAATAACCAGCGTGACGGATATGGACGTCACACGATTAACAGGGGGCCAGTAAGTTATCACAAAAACGCGATCGCAGGCAACACACCTTCTCCGGTTAGCGAGGAAGAGGGAGGATATGCCCACTATCAAGAGAAGATAGACGCACATAAAGTCCGGGCACGTAGCGATAGTTTCAAGGATCATTTCAGCCAGGCGGCGATGTTCTGGAACAGCATGAGCAAACCGGAGCAAGAACATATCGTGTCTGCATTCAGCTTCGAGCTGGGCAAACTGGAGCGAGAATCGATTCAGAAAGCCGTGGTGGACATGTTCGCCAATGTAAACTACGATATGGCGTCCCGTGTGGCGGAAGCGGTCGGCGTTCAAGCGCCGGAGAAGAAGCCGGAGCCGTCCACGGCGAGTTCTCCCGCCTTAAGTCAGGAGAACACGATTTTCACCGCGCGTACTAGGAAGGTCGGCGTGCTGGTAAGCGAAGGGTTCGACGGGCCGCAAGTACAGGACATCCTGGACAAACTCGAGAAGGCCGGGGTGCAAGCGGAGATTGTTGCCGAGAGGCTAGGTCAAATTCAAGGCACGAATGGCGTATCGTTGAAGGTCAAGCATACGACGCTCACTTCCGATTCTGTGTTGTTTGACGCACTGTTCGCCGCAGGGGGAGACGCCAATGCAAATTTCAGCAAACAAGCGGCATACTTCCTGACGGAGGCGTTCGAACACGCAAAGCCGATCGCGGCGCACGGACAAGGCGAAGGGTGGTTGGAGGACAGCATGAAAGGCGCACCTGGCGTGCTTGTTCAAGACAGCGCACAAGCCGAATTCGGGGAAGCGTTCGTCGAATTGATCTCCAAACACCGGTTCTGGAACCGGGAAGAAGCGTAA
- a CDS encoding MFS transporter: MEQQNQSLFKNRPFLFLFLGSFLAIIGFTMFFMTTTWFVISDLGSASSLGIILIAITVPRIFMMAFGGVLADKFKKTTIMFSTSTIQGILLVTIFLLNNANQLTFVYLIILGFFFGTLDAFSGPAGTSLIPKIVPKSQIKQANAVIQGLGQIGFVIGPIISGSVMEFGGVTTGYLVAAIIVLLSAFFMFPPFLKEGPVDNTIKQTPLKDFIEGFSYVKASKFLMTGILILITLNFFAFGAISIAIPILVETYGGSPINLSYIDAALGIGMLVSTAIIGMVKMRRRGLTSIVGLIATLLVAIAFSQIPNLYILTALAFLIGFTMTFVSIPFFTSAQEDTDPRIMGRVMSIIFLAMNGFDPLAYASVTLLVSRGFDIQLVILSFSIVGLMIALITLWKGKTYRNYTSNY, from the coding sequence ATGGAGCAACAAAATCAATCTTTATTTAAAAATCGCCCTTTTTTATTTCTATTTCTCGGTAGCTTTTTAGCGATTATCGGATTTACCATGTTTTTCATGACAACAACTTGGTTTGTCATTTCTGATTTAGGTTCTGCTAGTTCATTAGGCATTATACTCATTGCCATTACTGTGCCACGTATTTTTATGATGGCATTTGGTGGGGTTCTCGCTGATAAATTCAAGAAGACGACAATTATGTTCAGTACGAGTACCATCCAAGGTATTCTACTCGTTACTATATTTTTACTGAACAATGCCAATCAATTAACATTTGTGTACCTGATTATTTTGGGATTCTTTTTTGGAACATTAGATGCTTTTTCTGGACCAGCTGGAACATCACTAATCCCGAAAATAGTGCCGAAAAGCCAAATAAAACAAGCCAATGCCGTTATTCAGGGATTGGGCCAGATTGGTTTTGTTATTGGACCTATTATATCTGGGAGTGTCATGGAATTCGGTGGCGTAACAACTGGTTACTTAGTTGCGGCTATTATCGTTCTTTTGTCTGCCTTTTTTATGTTTCCACCTTTCTTAAAAGAAGGTCCCGTAGACAACACCATTAAACAAACACCGCTTAAGGATTTCATAGAAGGATTTTCCTATGTAAAAGCAAGTAAATTTTTAATGACAGGTATTCTTATTTTAATTACGTTAAATTTCTTTGCTTTCGGAGCGATCTCTATTGCCATTCCAATTCTAGTAGAAACGTATGGAGGCTCACCCATTAATCTTAGTTACATTGATGCTGCTTTAGGGATCGGGATGCTAGTAAGTACAGCAATAATCGGGATGGTCAAAATGCGTCGTAGGGGATTAACCTCGATTGTAGGATTAATTGCAACATTACTTGTAGCTATAGCATTCAGTCAAATTCCTAATTTATATATTTTGACAGCATTAGCGTTCTTAATTGGATTTACCATGACATTTGTTTCAATCCCATTCTTCACTTCAGCACAGGAAGATACGGATCCTCGTATTATGGGGAGGGTCATGAGTATTATCTTCTTAGCCATGAACGGGTTTGATCCGCTTGCCTATGCAAGTGTAACATTACTAGTTTCTAGAGGATTTGATATTCAATTGGTAATTTTGTCCTTTTCTATCGTCGGATTAATGATTGCTCTTATCACTTTATGGAAGGGGAAAACGTACAGAAATTACACATCTAACTATTGA
- a CDS encoding MerR family transcriptional regulator, whose product MEVTIGQFAKLVGSTVRTLRYYDKIEILTPKKYNKHGQKIYTQLDWELFQQIMILKHLGLSLNEIKEQLTNEKLNSRELLQVQKQLIEQKQAELNEILEVITRMERLYNIEGVSEEELNEFSFIMLDLFRREKKQIQVIETYFMADKQLMKEIKLLNDPEYKEKMDRELWNLLQAIRTAIQFNDSTSHKKVQEILSNMDALSPASRSFLSLSDDPNFLAEHQQVFNNFFPEDIAEYIYKEMRSYYDDKEE is encoded by the coding sequence ATGGAAGTGACAATTGGTCAGTTTGCAAAATTAGTAGGTTCAACGGTGAGAACACTACGGTACTACGATAAGATTGAGATACTTACTCCGAAAAAATATAATAAACATGGTCAAAAAATATATACACAATTAGACTGGGAGCTTTTTCAGCAAATCATGATTTTAAAACATCTTGGTTTATCTCTAAATGAAATCAAAGAACAATTGACTAATGAGAAGTTAAACAGTCGAGAGCTATTGCAGGTACAGAAGCAGTTAATTGAACAAAAACAAGCAGAGTTAAATGAGATTTTAGAAGTCATTACAAGAATGGAGCGGCTGTACAACATTGAAGGTGTTTCTGAGGAAGAATTAAATGAGTTTTCTTTTATTATGCTTGATTTATTTAGGCGGGAGAAAAAACAAATCCAGGTCATAGAAACATATTTTATGGCTGACAAGCAGCTCATGAAAGAAATAAAGCTACTAAATGATCCGGAATATAAGGAGAAAATGGATCGAGAATTATGGAATTTACTTCAGGCGATAAGAACGGCGATTCAGTTTAATGATTCTACAAGCCACAAAAAAGTACAAGAAATTTTAAGTAATATGGATGCTTTATCTCCAGCGAGTAGAAGCTTTTTAAGTCTTTCGGATGACCCTAATTTTCTTGCCGAGCACCAGCAAGTGTTTAATAATTTTTTTCCTGAAGACATAGCTGAATATATATATAAAGAAATGAGATCGTATTATGATGATAAAGAAGAGTAA
- a CDS encoding CPBP family intramembrane glutamic endopeptidase — protein sequence MSAIFISLLIIPIVILARRYLDRRPWKGLRLTSFRAGWKSFLIGALCYSIPAAGALTVFILMGWTSVSIQMSAGEFLLAVLTVMLLVFLYEAFPEELLFRGYFYRNLNHAWSRRQAVIGQAILFVLFAFMIGAASDWSRIIIFFGVGVVIGIVRVVTQNVWSAIGLHLAFQTMQQFFTNRGEYDISISSPGLIEMMILGIIPFSFSIVTLQLFIKKQPDWNEVKPE from the coding sequence ATGTCCGCGATCTTCATTTCCCTTCTCATTATCCCAATTGTCATTTTAGCTCGTCGATATTTAGACCGTAGACCCTGGAAAGGATTGCGCCTCACTTCCTTTAGAGCTGGCTGGAAATCTTTCCTGATTGGAGCGTTGTGCTATTCGATCCCTGCGGCTGGCGCACTGACCGTGTTTATTTTAATGGGATGGACATCAGTGAGCATACAGATGTCAGCAGGAGAATTTCTCCTTGCCGTATTGACCGTCATGCTCCTCGTATTCTTATATGAGGCCTTTCCCGAAGAGCTACTATTCCGCGGATATTTCTATCGCAACCTGAATCATGCATGGTCAAGAAGGCAAGCCGTTATTGGTCAAGCAATCCTGTTTGTGCTGTTTGCCTTCATGATTGGCGCAGCATCGGATTGGTCCCGCATCATTATTTTCTTTGGTGTAGGGGTCGTCATTGGAATCGTCCGTGTTGTGACGCAAAATGTTTGGTCAGCAATCGGCTTGCACTTGGCATTTCAGACCATGCAGCAGTTTTTTACGAATCGTGGAGAATATGATATCTCGATCAGTTCACCTGGTCTGATAGAAATGATGATTCTAGGGATTATTCCGTTCTCATTCTCCATTGTTACCTTACAGCTTTTTATTAAAAAACAGCCGGATTGGAATGAGGTCAAACCAGAGTAA